CCGGCGAGATCGCCAGCGAGTTGCGCGACCTCGGGTTCACCCAACCCGAGGCCGCCAACGATCCGATCTACTCCAGCACCCGGCTGCAGTGTCAGGGCCAGATCCGGTTCGGGCCGACCGGCCGCGCGGCCGCGGCCGCGGTGTGGCTGGTGGCGCCGTGCACCGAGCTCTTCGAAGACGAAAGGCCGGATGCGACAGTGGATCTGGCGTTGGGCACCGAGTTCACCGAGCTCAGCAGCAGCGACGACATCAAGGCCGTCCTGGCGAGTCTGCGTCCCGACGCCACCCAGCCGGCGGACTCGGCACTGCTGTCAAAGATCCATACCGGCGCCTGCTAGCGCGTCGCGCAGGGCGGTGGCGACGCCGGGTGCCGCCGCGATGACCTTGCCGCCACCGGCGCCCGTCGGCACCCATACCGTGGCCCCGGCCTCGGCCGCGATCAACGCCGCCGCGGCCCAGTCCCACACGTGGACGCCGTCTTCGTAGTAGGCGTCGAGTTGGCCCGCGGCGACCATGCACAGGTCCAGCGCGCACGACCCGAGCCTGCGCATGTCGCGCACCACGGGCAGGATCTGCGCCAGCACCCGGGCCTGGCGCCCCCGAGCCTCGTGTGAGTAGGAGAACCCCGTGCCCACCAGCGTCATCGACAGATCATCGACGGCGCTGCAGCGCAGCGGCGTCGTCACGCCGCCCTGGCGCACATACGCGCCGGCGCCCAGCGCGGCCGAGTAGACCGCACCGGCCGACACGTGTGCGACGGCCCCCGCGATGGATCGCCCGTCCAACTGGACGGCCACCGACACCGCGTACGCCGGTATGCCGTAGACGAAGTTCACCGTGCCGTCGATCGGATCGAGCACCCAACTGAGCCCCGCGCGGCCGTCCTGCTGCCCGCCCTCTTCTTCGCCGAGGACGTGCTCGCCGGGCCGCAGCACCGCCAGACGCTCGCGCAACCACCGTTCGGTTTCGGTGTCCACGACGGTCACAGGGTCCGTCGGCGTGCTCTTGGTGCGCACTGCCGACGCCCCGCTCGCCGCGTCGTCGGACGTTCTCACGCCGAACACCTCGGCGCGACGACGAAGGACCAGTTCTGCGGCTTCTGCTGCCAACTGCTCGGCCACAGCCCGCAGTTCGGCTGGATCGGTGCTGTTCTCGGTCACCGGTCTATCGGATCATGCCCGCCTGGAAAAGTCGCTCGGTGGGATGCCAGAGCGCACGCACGCGCGGTCGCGAGCAACTAGGGTGAGGCGCGTCGCCTGCTTGTCCGCTCATCCCGACCTCCGATCCGGTTCTTCGCGACCAGACTCAGAACCGGCACGAAGAACCGGCAATGCCTGTCCCGCAAAGGAGCTCCCTATGACCGCACAAGATTCGCCCGCGGCCGATCCGGCGGTCGCAGGGACCGTCGGCCGCCGCGGATTCGGCGTGGACGTCGGCGGCAGCGGCGTCAAAGGCGGCATCGTCGACCTCGACACCGGCAAACTGATCGGCGAGCGGTTCAAGCTCGACACGCCGCAGCCTGCGACGCCGGACGCGG
This genomic window from Mycolicibacterium goodii contains:
- the cei gene encoding envelope integrity protein Cei — protein: MVAQITEGTAFDRHGRPFRRRNYVPGAVLIAALAVVTLTVWVMALNQPMDVRQALECNDPPPASDPATPKLGKQVATSDMTDVTPAPLAETKIRVLNASGQGGQAGEIASELRDLGFTQPEAANDPIYSSTRLQCQGQIRFGPTGRAAAAAVWLVAPCTELFEDERPDATVDLALGTEFTELSSSDDIKAVLASLRPDATQPADSALLSKIHTGAC
- a CDS encoding inositol monophosphatase family protein; protein product: MTENSTDPAELRAVAEQLAAEAAELVLRRRAEVFGVRTSDDAASGASAVRTKSTPTDPVTVVDTETERWLRERLAVLRPGEHVLGEEEGGQQDGRAGLSWVLDPIDGTVNFVYGIPAYAVSVAVQLDGRSIAGAVAHVSAGAVYSAALGAGAYVRQGGVTTPLRCSAVDDLSMTLVGTGFSYSHEARGRQARVLAQILPVVRDMRRLGSCALDLCMVAAGQLDAYYEDGVHVWDWAAAALIAAEAGATVWVPTGAGGGKVIAAAPGVATALRDALAGAGMDL